In Phocoena phocoena chromosome 7, mPhoPho1.1, whole genome shotgun sequence, the genomic window TCTTTCTGTTCACAGCTCCTTTCACTCCCTTAGAGCTATTTCATTCCAGACAAGCTGGCTTATAATTTCCTGAAAATGCCATGTTTTTTCACCCAGCTAACCTTGTAGTGCTGTTTAATTTGCCTAAAATAACTATTTTGtttcaaaacactttttaaatgtacagttttctCTGACATCTACTTCTCCTTTCTTAAGCATTTACCTGCTAATCAGCAGCATGGTACAGCACCCATGTCTTCTTCGTCTTATTTCTGCAGTGCCTAAGGTTGATATTAGAACACTAGGAGGCACCCAAAGATTACAAAGGGAGTGACTGCCTTCTAAATAGTAAATGCTTTGCCACTGAAAGAGTTCAGGAAGAATCTTAGCTCCTATCTTGGTCAGCTGGGGCTACTATAGCACAATACCATGGaggtggcttaaagaacagatATTTGGTTTTttccacagttctggaagctgcaaGTCCAAATGGGgctgccagcatggtcaggtcttgtaagggctctcttcctggcttgtagatggccgccTTCTTgcagtgtcctcacatggtggagagaaacagagagcaaGCTCTGTGGTGTCTCTTCTCTCATAAGTGCACTGATCCCATTTTGAGGGtgccaccctcatgacctcatctagcCTTAATTACCTCCCAGAGGCCCTGTCTCCACAtggggagttagggcttcaacacatatgaattttgagggggacacagttcagtccatagcagcaACTATTTAGGGATGTTTGTTACGGATAATGTAAAAAGTATATTCCTACATTGGGAAGAGCTTAGGCCAGATTACATCTAAGGTCTTGTGTTTAAATTCTGTAATGTTTCTGCtaacattttatccttttttttttttaatcagatgagCCTTCTAAtcgtaaaaaagaaaatttgttatCTCCTAATGGTTGTGAAGAAGCCAAATTGACTTTTGTTGATTATGACTGGGATTCCTTGGCATTAGAAAAAAGAGCTAATGACAAAGAAATCAGCAATATCGACAAAATAGAGTTATTGGAGCCATCTTTTACTGTGAGTCCAAATGCTAAGATGGAGAGTACTCACTCTCAGTCAAGTGAGTTTGAAGGTGGTATTGACAACACTTTCCTGAATGAAACCTACTCTATACATCATTCAGAGtcaaaactgaagaatgaaagtCTTACTCATTTAGATTCAGAATTCAATTATGAAATGCAGAAAAGAAAGGAGgtgttttttgatattttgaatcATCGAGGTAATACGACTGTTGGCTTGGAAAGAATCTACAAGATTTCAGATGATGATTCTGAAGACGTGCAAAAGCATGATCTAGATGATGACTCACAGCAGGAATATCACAGTGCAGAAGaacaagaatatataaataaccatTTATCTTTTGACCAAACGAAAACATTAAACATATCTAATCTGGAAGTTTGGGGACTAAGAAGTTCAGGTTATGGAGTTAATTGTGCTAGCAATCTAGAAGATGATCATGTTAAATTAGAAAGTAATTCTAGCACCTCTTCAGATTCAGCTGACGTTTATGGACAAGAAGGTTCCCCTCATGTCTCCAAATTTCAGAATTCTGTTATGGTAAGAGAATATCATGAACCAAAACATGGCAAGTGTGCGGAACAAGACACTAGTTCAATGTACCACACAGTGTTTGATGCAGTTGTACTAAAGGGAAGTCCTCTTGAACACCAGGAATCTCAATCTAAGAGTGGTTTCTTGAACCCTcaaaaagcattaaaaactaaaatttatacTGGCAAAGTGAAGTCTCAAGTAACTAAAAGTAAAGATTTTTGTGGAAATTCAGTTGTTGAGGAAAAAATGTTACAGCACCTTGAAAATCCAAGCACATTACCACAAGACAAAGTTTTAGAGACATTACTCCAGCCCTATAAAGATTGTCAAAGTTCCTGGACCTCTATTTTTGATGATTCAGTAATTTCTGCATGTTATAAAAGCCTAGAAAACACCCCTAACCCAGCCTTAGATTTTTCTGTTACTCTACCAAGGTCTGCCATCAGAGATAACCAGGCAATAGAAGAAGGTAGCTCCCTAAGAGCTGCTAATGGCAGTACCACAAATAAAACTTGCTTTCACCATATGGAAGGACCATGTCCTGAATCAGTTACAGATGTAGCAAGTTGTACAGTCACAGTTAATCAAACAGTGGATGTTAGCACTGATTTTAGGGCTTGTTTCACAACAAGCAGGGCGACGAGCACAAGATCTTCTGTAGTATCTACATCAAGCAACACAGAGATAacaatgataaataaaaaatggCCTGATGAGTGGCAAAGTGAGAAACGAAGTGTGGCATGTAACACAGATTGGGCATACAGTCAAGATAATGAAGATCCACAGATGGCTGTGACAAAAGGATGTTCGGGGAAATCTGTCTCCATTGACAGTTTAAAACCTAAGGGAAACTTCCTGAATAAGGTAAAACCAAtatgattaataataaaaatttatttgactTTATAAAGAGgcactgtaggctaatgtaaatattttgtttcactGAATTATATCAGGGGTTTCTGAGGCTTTTGTGAGAAAATGCTGGATGAAGGAAAAAGGTGAATAGATTGCTACCAACTTCTGTTCTTCTCAGTTGGCAGCTATTGCCACAAAGTCAATTCGAAGTTGGATTTTACATCTTACCAGATACAACATGTATTATTGTTTGTTGCATATGTCTAATTTGATCTTAAATCATGTTTTCAGGATTCCCTGGAATTAAGGAAAACATTTGATTTCACAGACTTAAAGAAACATTCTGAAAGGTAAGTCAGACATATGATCAAAATAGTAATTTGCTTTTTGTGTAGGTACTTAACCATATAGAATAATAGCCAGGAGTGACTTGAAGAGATCGTCTGCTTCAGCCATTTGTcttgaaagaaataaatattagaacAATGTAGAATGTTAAAGCTTTCCACTTACTGAGATTTCAGTCTGAATAATTCCTTCAGAAAAACTCATGGCATCTTTATTTATCCAACCCAAACCCACACTGATTTATTACTTTCGTTTTCTTTCATTTGATCCCCTGTAGTCCAAAACAAAATAGCACATTTGGAGAACATCATATATTTGAAGAAGTAAACAGATACTTTTACTGGGATATTTTAATTTGTTGTGTAATTTACTTTGCATCCATCGAGAACCAGGTggtgggggagaggaaaaggagaagtctCTGAGAAGTCAAATTGGTTTTCATGCTCTGAGatcatttgctttttccttcattcATCCTTTATTCTTCTAATGAGTTTGATCTGGTATCCAGTcctataaaattaaatagaagagTTGGTTTCCAGAGGCAGATGTATCGAGAATAGTTAGAAGTGGCTGGTATTAGCAAGGGAAGAACTATTAACATTCAAAGAGGTAGTGATTTTGGAGCTTTTTGTTATAACAGCAAAATATTTGCTTCTAATAGcataagcattattattattaagaaaaatgtaaattatattttctgtttaaaagataacatttaaaaagtttcccTCCAGAatgtttataacttttaaaaatgctggCCAGTGCTTGATTTAGGTTGAAAAATCTGTTGATTCTGGATAAATTAGTACTTTACTTTAGAATTCTTTTCTTGGTAAAATGAAGTATGAATTTGAGATTTATTTACTCTCTTGAATTCTAAAaagagtatatttatttttttaataaatttatttatttatttatttttggctgcgttgggtcttcgttgctgcccacgggctttctctagtcgcggtgagcaggggctactcttcgttgtggtgcatgggcttctcattgtggtggcttctcgtttcagaacacgggttctaggcacgcgggcttcagtagttgcaacacgcgggctcagtagttgtggctcgtgggctctagagcgcaggctcagtagctgtggtgcacgggcttagttgctccatggcatgcgggatcttcccagaccagggctcgaacccgtgtgccctgcattggcaggcggattcttaaccactgttccaccagggaaatcctaaaAAGAAGATATTTAGCATTGACTCTTGACATCCTTGTTTTCTTCAGCCTTTCCATCTTTAGTAGAAATTGATTTAAACTTTACAGAGAAATGTAAGAAATCTTAAATCTGTTTCTGGAGGTATGTCatcaacacagaaaaatatttggaatctTACCTAAtccaatttttttatttcaaagggaACCTCAACTTTCTAAAGAGATGGAGAAGAATTTGCCATCAAAGTGCTGTCAGCAAATAATGCAGAGAGCCATCAAAGCAGAGTTGCACCTTTTAAATGTTCACTATCAAATGTGTCATCAGCATTGCAGTGATATTTACAAACTTGTAATGGAAAATAGAGAAGGACTAAATAGGTGATTGttagggtttgtttgtttattatctgcttttttattgagttacagttgatttacagtattatatgtttcaggtgtacatcatagtgattcacaatttttaaaggttattctcTATCTATAGTTATaggtgatggttaattttaaatCTGTATCTTCCTAGAAATTTATCACTAACTTTAAGTTTATTCTAGaaaatttctt contains:
- the RBM44 gene encoding RNA-binding protein 44; translated protein: MQATEVVETASGKGYHSNGNIQKDEPSNRKKENLLSPNGCEEAKLTFVDYDWDSLALEKRANDKEISNIDKIELLEPSFTVSPNAKMESTHSQSSEFEGGIDNTFLNETYSIHHSESKLKNESLTHLDSEFNYEMQKRKEVFFDILNHRGNTTVGLERIYKISDDDSEDVQKHDLDDDSQQEYHSAEEQEYINNHLSFDQTKTLNISNLEVWGLRSSGYGVNCASNLEDDHVKLESNSSTSSDSADVYGQEGSPHVSKFQNSVMVREYHEPKHGKCAEQDTSSMYHTVFDAVVLKGSPLEHQESQSKSGFLNPQKALKTKIYTGKVKSQVTKSKDFCGNSVVEEKMLQHLENPSTLPQDKVLETLLQPYKDCQSSWTSIFDDSVISACYKSLENTPNPALDFSVTLPRSAIRDNQAIEEGSSLRAANGSTTNKTCFHHMEGPCPESVTDVASCTVTVNQTVDVSTDFRACFTTSRATSTRSSVVSTSSNTEITMINKKWPDEWQSEKRSVACNTDWAYSQDNEDPQMAVTKGCSGKSVSIDSLKPKGNFLNKDSLELRKTFDFTDLKKHSEREPQLSKEMEKNLPSKCCQQIMQRAIKAELHLLNVHYQMCHQHCSDIYKLVMENREGLNRNLSSNSTKKELGSALLTVLEDLKVRYVNLKEKINKGIPLEELPPLSVESKLLSTFSAFASRLMKEESHIFSGADSELDNQSTRDVDGSSSLKKTLSHMSLLPDNSHPKQDTSPKEDGLKNGDVDIDFSQLKLDDKDSTNYREISEDWFDAKENVTGADFSGIQENQIVQDKEDPKFTLEMKNVEPLRRDKGYLIHVGGLCPSVSEADLRSHFQKYEISDISIYDSSPNYRYASLALKKNHNAKLAVKEMNGTEINGKSVNVRLVKTPGEYTSPLSSKNGNKVSFSNLEKNISKEVNSTSSVSRLPRTRPRQQLGSEQDSEFFAFDQKGVKKNCKQIGSTKLLPDAPFQFVPPNTSNLRSFTKIMERLAELHPKAGRDHIRNALQEVRMHHKGSLSGLSVNAIVRMTSSVLENSASG